In Perca fluviatilis chromosome 18, GENO_Pfluv_1.0, whole genome shotgun sequence, one genomic interval encodes:
- the armc1l gene encoding LOW QUALITY PROTEIN: armadillo repeat containing 1, like (The sequence of the model RefSeq protein was modified relative to this genomic sequence to represent the inferred CDS: inserted 1 base in 1 codon), with protein sequence MMDALSVVRQLRDLASEPQNREVIVQDQGCLPGLVLFLDHQNPDVLLATLQTLRYLAELSPNISTMKNELGMMVSLENLTGREGLSIDITALAKEVFDILSAPANPXTRTPERERRKKSQFFINSTNKKAKSVTLHIQGLDSTDTRGLCEEALLKVRGVISFTFQMASKRCTVRIRSDLPTESLASAIAATKVLSAQQVVKNEAGEDVFIPLNPCGGEVQQNSALPDYLPEEEESPEKEVDRAVSRTTAKQDSNGSWLNAAAGFLTKTFYW encoded by the exons ATGATGGATGCACTGTCGGTGGTGCGTCAGCTGCGGGACCTGGCCTCTGAGCCGCAGAACCGAGAGGTGATAGTGCAGGACCAGGGCTGTCTCCCCGGGCTGGTTCTCTTCTTGGACCACCAGAACCCAGACGTGCTACTCGCAACTCTTCAG ACCCTGCGCTACTTGGCTGAGTTGTCTCCCAACATCTCCACCATGAAGAATGAACTGGGTATGATGGTGAGCTTGGAGAATCTAACTGGGAG GGAGGGCCTGTCTATTGACATCACAGCCTTGGCCAAGGAGGTGTTTGACATTCTGAGTGCACCTGCTAATC TTACGCGCACGcctgagagggagaggagaaagaaatcCCAGTTTTTTATCAACTCCACCAACAAGAAGGCCAAGTCTGTAACTCTGCACATCCAGGGGCTGGATAGCACT GACACGCGAGGCTTGTGTGAGGAGGCTCTTCTGAAGGTCAGAGGAGTGATCAGCTTCACCTTCCAGATGGCTTCCAAGAGATGCACCGTCCGCATCCGCTCAGACCTGCCCACTGag AGTCTGGCATCAGCCATCGCTGCCACTAAGGTGTTGTCAGCCCAGCAGGTGGTGAAGAATGAGGCAGGAGAAGAC GTTTTCATCCCTCTGAACCCATGTGGAGGGGAAGTGCAGCAAAACTCAGCTCTACCAGACTACCTCccagaagaagaggagagccCAGAGAAGGAGGTCGACCGAGCGGTTTCCCGCACCACAGCTAAGCAAGATTCTAATGGAAGCTGGCTCAACGCCGCCGCCGGTTTCCTCACCAAAACTTTCTACTGGTGA
- the mtfr2 gene encoding mitochondrial fission regulator 2, producing the protein MSLVEDILDVLRVVLEYFGVPPHMLVPVWDSQLCGQYRSIVRMIGTNLPLTPTPRVHFQIPLLTDRPHGRVDITTDTPAIPSFADVLWVFEDEGESFAKTRNHLPPKKQSTVNRDVVRYPGPAQNNAQRGGRSARQRTEPDALKKITALENELLKLQAQIAMIVTAAPASGLTDSQNTVGMLLMSPPPRPALTSTPRCAPPPPPPPPCPGSSAKTSSLLELIRERRKNDKHLDNGQLKPQDSDVKGIPSMLDVLKNLNQVKLRSVARSPGGTPVGRRHSKGGAALLNDPAALIAEALKRKFAQHRHNNSSDKENSLELSPFGSPETPKVPLHVRRSKGRLHV; encoded by the exons ATGTCTTTAGTCGAGGATATTCTGGATGTGCTGCGCGTTGTCCTGGAGTACTTTGGCGTGCCTCCACACATG CTGGTTCCAGTTTGGGACAGTCAGCTGTGCGGCCAGTATCGCAGCATTGTGCGGATGATTGGGACCAACCTCCCACTGACACCTACACCACGCGTCCACTTTCAG ATCCCTCTGCTCACTGACAGGCCACACGGCCGTGTGGACATCACTACGGATACACCTGCCATCCCTTCGTTTGCTGATGTCCTGTGGGTGTTTGAGGATGAGGGGGAGAGCTTCGCCAAGACCAG GAACCATTTACCTCCAAAGAAGCAAAGCACCGTAAATCGGGATGTGGTGAGATACCCAGGGCCGGCCCAGAATAACGCACAGAGAGGAGGCAGATCTGCGAGGCAGAGAACTGAGCCAGATGCCCTGAAGAAGATCACAGCGCTGGAGAACGAGCTGCTCAAACTACAAGCTCAGATAGCCATGATCGTTACTGCCGCTCCAGCCTCAG GTCTGACAGATTCCCAGAATACTGTAGGTATGCTTTTGATGTCTCCTCCCCCACGGCCAGCTCTCACCTCCACACCTCGCTgtgctcctcctccacctcctcctcctccctgcccTGGCTCCTCCGCTAAGACTTCGTCTCTATTAGAGCTGATCCGCGAGCGCAGGAAGAACGACAAACACCTTGACAATGGTCAGCTCAAACCCCAGGATTCAGACGTTAAAGGGATCCCGTCCATGCTGGATGTTCTCAAGAACTTAAATCAAGTTAAATTGCGTTCAGTGGCAAG ATCCCCAGGGGGGACACCAGTCGGAAGGAGACACAGTAAGGGAGGCGCAGCATTGCTTAATGACCCAGCGGCTCTTATCGCTGAGGCGCTAAAGCGAAAGTTCGCCCAGCATCGTCACAACAACTCCTCCGACAAAGAGAACTCACTAGAACTCTCGCCGTTTGGCAGTCCAGAAACACCCAAG GTTCCTCTCCATGTCAGACGCAGTAAGGGGCGCCTCCACGTCTGA